A region from the Canis aureus isolate CA01 chromosome 10, VMU_Caureus_v.1.0, whole genome shotgun sequence genome encodes:
- the TMEM215 gene encoding transmembrane protein 215: protein MRPDDINPRTGLVVALVSVFLVFGFMFTVSGMKGETLGNIPLLAIGPAICLPGIAAIALARKTEGCTKWPENELLWVRKLPCFRKSKDKEVVELLRTPSDLESGKGSSDELAKKVGLRGKPPCQGQTEVPVASSITTPTRPEGECQSLVQSGHQEETSRYLDGYCPSGSSLAYSALDAKCSAWDRSDCPEPEDSIFFVPQDSIIVCSYKQNSPYDRYCCYINQSQGRWDHETIV, encoded by the coding sequence ATGCGGCCTGATGACATAAACCCGAGGACTGGGCTGGTGGTGGCTCTGGTCAGTGTCTTTCTGGTCTTTGGCTTCATGTTCACCGTCTCTGGGATGAAAGGAGAGACTCTGGGAAACATCCCCCTCCTGGCCATCGGGCCAGCTATCTGCCTACCAGGCATCGCAGCCATTGCCCTGGCCAGGAAAACTGAGGGATGCACCAAGTGGCCTGAAAATGAGCTGCTATGGGTCCGCAAGTTGCCCTGCTTCCGGAAATCCAAGGACAAGGAGGTGGTGGAACTGCTGAGGACCCCTTCAGACCTGGAGTCAGGCAAGGGAAGCTCAGATGAGCTGGCTAAGAAGGTGGGCCTCAGGGGGAAGCCTCCCTGCCAGGGGCAGACAGAGGTGCCTGTGGCCAGTTCCATCACCACCCCTACACGCCCGGAAGGAGAATGCCAGAGCCTGGTCCAGAGTGGGCATCAGGAGGAGACATCTAGATACCTGGATGGCTACTGTCCCTCAGGCAGTTCCCTTGCCTACAGTGCCTTGGATGCCAAGTGCTCAGCCTGGGACCGATCTGATTGCCCTGAGCCTGAGGACAGCATCTTCTTTGTGCCCCAGGACAGTATCATCGTTTGCTCCTACAAGCAGAACAGTCCCTATGACAGATACTGTTGTTACATCAATCAGAGCCAAGGCAGGTGGGACCACGAGACAATAGTCTAA